A window of the Gammaproteobacteria bacterium genome harbors these coding sequences:
- the pheT gene encoding phenylalanine--tRNA ligase subunit beta gives MKFPNSWLKEWVEHGLTPQALGDRLSMAGLELDSLEPAAPAFEGIVVGRVTEIAPHPDADKLRVCQVDAGTGSPLQVVCGAANVHADMLAPFAQVGARLPGGMTIRKAKLRGVESSGMLCSASELGLAETSSGLMELPADLEVGQDLRQAMGLDDAVLEVDLTPNRADCLSLAGVAREVALLSGRPLNETEIEPVEPACEAELPVEIQAPEACPVYVGRVIRGVDPQAVTPLWMQERLRRCGIRSLGPFVDVTNYVMLELGQPMHAFDLAQIKEGIRVRMAQAGEEIVLLDGQTLKLNPDCLVIADAGGPLALAGVMGGQHSGVGAQTSDIFLESAFFTPEAIAGRARRFGLHTDSSHRFERGVDPALQAIAVERATALILQIAGGTPGPAIKQAYESKYDKKQTLTLRSSGIERVLGVVLDGKEVETILRGLGCEIEPAEGGWSVIPPSWRFDLSIEVDLIEELARVHGYEAIPAAVPIGGPQAIVGRPERILPLDILREQLVTLGYQEAITYSFVDQDIEALLAPDSDRFHLANPISSELSVMRSSLWSGLLRALQRNLNRQQARVRIFESGLRFVMQANELKQINTLSGLVSGARYPTQWGEAAADVDFYDLKADLEALFSRARLSARDYVPLTDNPALHPGQAAEIRIDGRCAGCLGALHPEIEAALDLAGPIYLFELDLDTFDVGQVPAFAPLSRYPAIRRDLAIVVDEKVSYAQLRDAIQAESIPELQDFYVFDVYRGEGVPNGRKSFAFSLILQDLSRTLSDEDVETIVSRLISRLGADVGAELRV, from the coding sequence ATGAAATTTCCGAATTCCTGGCTGAAGGAGTGGGTCGAGCACGGTCTGACGCCTCAGGCACTGGGCGACCGTCTCAGCATGGCGGGGCTGGAGCTTGATAGCCTTGAGCCGGCCGCGCCCGCCTTCGAAGGCATCGTCGTCGGGCGGGTGACCGAGATCGCGCCCCATCCGGATGCCGACAAGCTGCGGGTCTGTCAGGTCGATGCCGGTACCGGGAGTCCGCTGCAGGTCGTCTGTGGGGCGGCCAATGTCCATGCCGATATGCTGGCGCCGTTTGCCCAGGTGGGTGCCCGCCTGCCCGGCGGCATGACCATCCGCAAGGCCAAGCTGCGCGGCGTGGAGTCCAGCGGCATGCTGTGCTCCGCCAGCGAACTGGGGCTTGCCGAGACCTCCAGCGGCCTGATGGAGCTGCCCGCCGATCTCGAAGTCGGGCAGGACCTGCGCCAGGCGATGGGTCTGGATGACGCCGTGCTCGAAGTGGATCTCACCCCCAACCGCGCCGATTGTCTCAGCCTTGCCGGCGTGGCACGCGAAGTGGCCCTGCTGAGCGGGCGGCCGCTGAACGAAACCGAGATCGAACCGGTCGAGCCGGCCTGCGAGGCCGAGCTGCCGGTGGAGATCCAGGCCCCCGAGGCCTGTCCCGTTTACGTGGGGCGGGTGATCCGGGGCGTCGATCCGCAGGCGGTCACGCCGCTGTGGATGCAGGAGCGCCTGCGTCGCTGCGGGATCCGTTCCCTGGGCCCGTTCGTCGATGTGACCAATTACGTCATGCTCGAGTTGGGCCAGCCGATGCACGCCTTCGATCTGGCGCAGATCAAGGAAGGTATCCGCGTGCGGATGGCGCAGGCGGGGGAGGAGATCGTCCTGCTCGACGGCCAGACTCTCAAGCTCAATCCGGATTGTCTGGTGATCGCCGACGCCGGCGGCCCCTTGGCGCTGGCCGGAGTCATGGGCGGCCAGCACAGCGGGGTGGGCGCGCAGACGAGCGACATCTTTCTCGAAAGCGCCTTTTTCACTCCGGAGGCCATTGCCGGCCGTGCCCGCCGCTTCGGGCTGCATACGGATTCCTCCCACCGCTTCGAACGCGGCGTGGATCCGGCGCTGCAGGCCATCGCGGTTGAGCGGGCCACGGCCTTGATCCTGCAGATTGCGGGCGGTACGCCGGGTCCGGCCATTAAGCAGGCTTATGAATCAAAATACGATAAAAAACAAACTCTTACGCTAAGAAGTTCAGGTATTGAACGAGTTCTTGGCGTGGTGCTGGACGGCAAGGAGGTCGAGACGATCCTGCGCGGGCTTGGCTGCGAGATCGAGCCGGCCGAGGGCGGCTGGTCGGTCATCCCGCCGAGCTGGCGCTTCGACCTGTCCATCGAGGTGGATCTGATCGAGGAGCTGGCGCGGGTCCACGGTTATGAGGCCATTCCGGCGGCGGTGCCGATCGGCGGCCCCCAGGCGATTGTCGGGCGTCCGGAACGGATTCTGCCCCTGGACATCCTGCGCGAGCAGCTGGTCACCCTGGGCTACCAGGAGGCGATCACCTACAGCTTCGTGGATCAGGACATCGAAGCCCTGCTGGCGCCGGACTCGGACAGGTTCCACCTGGCCAACCCGATCTCCAGCGAACTCTCCGTCATGCGCAGCTCCCTCTGGTCGGGCCTGCTGCGCGCCCTGCAACGCAACCTGAATCGCCAGCAAGCGCGTGTCCGTATTTTCGAGTCGGGTCTCAGGTTTGTTATGCAAGCCAATGAATTAAAACAAATAAATACGCTTTCTGGGCTGGTTTCAGGAGCGCGTTATCCTACCCAGTGGGGCGAGGCTGCGGCGGACGTCGACTTTTACGATCTCAAGGCCGACCTCGAGGCCCTGTTCTCGCGGGCTCGCCTGTCGGCACGCGATTACGTGCCGTTGACCGACAATCCTGCGTTGCACCCCGGCCAGGCCGCCGAGATCCGCATCGACGGTCGGTGCGCCGGTTGTCTCGGGGCGTTGCATCCGGAAATCGAGGCTGCGCTTGATCTGGCGGGCCCGATCTACCTGTTCGAGCTCGATCTCGATACCTTTGACGTTGGCCAAGTCCCTGCTTTTGCACCACTTTCGCGTTATCCCGCTATCCGGCGCGATCTGGCGATTGTGGTGGACGAGAAGGTTTCCTACGCCCAGCTGCGCGACGCAATTCAGGCTGAATCTATTCCCGAACTTCAGGATTTTTATGTTTTTGATGTATATAGAGGGGAGGGCGTACCTAATGGTCGAAAAAGTTTCGCTTTTAGCTTGATTTTACAGGACTTATCGCGCACCCTTAGTGACGAGGACGTGGAGACGATCGTCTCGCGTCTCATCTCTCGGTTGGGGGCAGACGTCGGCGCCGAATTAAGGGTATAG
- the ihfA gene encoding integration host factor subunit alpha — translation MALTKADMAERLFEELGLNKREAKELVEMFFEEVRNALQAGEQVKLSGFGNFMLRDKNQRPGRNPKTGEEIPITARRVVTFRPGQKLKARVEAYAGSREQ, via the coding sequence ATGGCATTGACCAAGGCTGATATGGCTGAGCGGTTGTTCGAAGAGCTCGGTCTCAATAAACGTGAGGCCAAAGAGCTGGTCGAGATGTTTTTCGAGGAAGTCCGCAATGCTCTGCAGGCGGGAGAGCAGGTCAAATTGTCGGGCTTTGGGAATTTCATGCTCAGGGACAAAAACCAGCGTCCGGGGCGGAATCCCAAGACGGGTGAAGAAATACCGATTACAGCGCGACGGGTCGTGACCTTCCGTCCTGGACAAAAACTAAAAGCGCGGGTCGAGGCCTATGCTGGAAGCCGGGAACAATAA